The genomic interval AACAGGATGGTCAAAGCGGCTAAGGAGGCGGGAACGATCCTCATGATAAACTGGCCGACCGCCTGGAGCCCGGCCCTCAACAGGATGATGGACATGATAAAATCGGGGGATATAGGCACTCCTTTCTATTTCAAATTTCGCTCGGCACATAACGGCCCTAAGGAGATCGGATGCTCGGAATATTTCTGGAGATGGCTTTACGATGAGGAGAAGAATGGCGCCGGAGCTTTAATGGATTACTGCTGCTATTCGGCCGACATGAACGCCTACCTCTTCGGTTTGCCCAAAGAGGTGACGGGGTTCAGGGCGGTGTTGATAAAGGATTACCCTCTGCCGGACGACAACGCCATTATACTGATGAAATACGACAGGGCTTTCGGCGTCGCGGAGGCCTGCTGGACACAGCCGACCAAATACATCACGCCCAATCCGATCTGCTATGGCACCGAAGGGGCCTTGGGAATCCTGGGAGATAAAGTACTGTTGCTCAGGCCGGGCAGGGATATCGAGGAGATAACGCCCGAACCGCTCCCGGAAGGCAAGAGAAACGGCCCTGAATATCTGATACGTTGTCTCGAGACGGGCGAAAAGCCGGAGGGTATGTGTAGCATGGAGGTGAGTCGGAACGCTCAGGAGATACTGGAAGCAGGGCTTATCTCCGCTGACACGGGAAAAAGCATCAAACTTCCGCTCTCCTAAATCGGCGAGCGGGCGAGTGGCGGATTATATCTTCTTCACCGCTCGCCCGTTCCCATATCTATTCGACCACAAGATTAGATGAGAGTGACATCTCGACTTTTGCAGTAATCTGAGAAGTCCCAAAAACGCAGAAAAACCATTAAATCTCCTTTGGCAGTCCCTCCCTGAGGAAGGA from Candidatus Poribacteria bacterium carries:
- a CDS encoding Gfo/Idh/MocA family oxidoreductase produces the protein MAKYKLGVAALVHDHVWGELRKWKAIPDVEIVAAGDVNPPLLQRVKEEFGVRRLYNSWQEMIEKEELDIIQAASENSIAADIVEAAAAKGIHVISEKPMSARLEQANRMVKAAKEAGTILMINWPTAWSPALNRMMDMIKSGDIGTPFYFKFRSAHNGPKEIGCSEYFWRWLYDEEKNGAGALMDYCCYSADMNAYLFGLPKEVTGFRAVLIKDYPLPDDNAIILMKYDRAFGVAEACWTQPTKYITPNPICYGTEGALGILGDKVLLLRPGRDIEEITPEPLPEGKRNGPEYLIRCLETGEKPEGMCSMEVSRNAQEILEAGLISADTGKSIKLPLS